In the Vanacampus margaritifer isolate UIUO_Vmar chromosome 9, RoL_Vmar_1.0, whole genome shotgun sequence genome, TGATTGGAGCAAAGAATTTTAATTTCCAGGGGGAGCCACTGAGTGTCACCCTTTCCTGGAAAGGTTTTGATTTATTAAGTGCCATCTCAGCCCCTCAATCTTGCTTGATGTCAACTGTTCTGCTAATTTCCCCTCTCATTTTAGCAAGTGTACATAAAGCCCATTGGCGATGACAACAATTTAACAGATCAGGTCTATTTCAAAGACAAGAATTAAGGCCTGTTTATCTTGTGCCATGAATTTTCTTTCCTGTGATGAGCAGCAGCACTCTATTCAAAACTTTGGGTCATTCTCAACTGCTTGGTTCCGAACCATGTTAGTGTTGTTTCCTCCTGAAAGAACATCCTGGGAAGATGGGAGACACAGATAGACTTTTGGTTACAACAGGGCTTGCTGACAGCATGGACAAACACAGGAGGACATTTCTGGTTAATGTTGGCATACAATCCACCGCTTCCTGTAGCAACTCAGCTATTCAGTCAGAAAGATGATTGTGTACCGTTTTACAAACTATTGCAAATTGTAAAAAGACAGGTTACTAAATGTAATATGATTAACATTACAGAAAGTGCATGTAAAATTTTTCGCCACCGTTTCAACCTccactgaaaaaagaaaatcctcaCTGAAAACATCGGAGGGTTTCTTAAAAGGGGCAGTTACCtcatgacagggtggacagcaaATAGAGACATGTGAAATGTTCAATGTGATCATAAAAATGTGATCAAAATGACTTGTTTTGACAAATAACATATACAAtggttaataataaaaattaaatttatgaATTGTTTAATCACTTTTGACACATTGTAGATAGCATTTCAGTGGCAAAAACAATGGTATAAAATGACAAACCCTCATTTTAAGAGACTTATTTACTGGTATGTGCGCAAATGTTTGGCAACTTATACTAAGACCACAGAGAACATTTTTCCTGCTACATTTTCATAAGTGATTTTGATGAGGACACCTAGGTAATGTTTTATCGTGATGCTGATCTCAAATGGCCTAAAATCGtggggaaataaaaataaaggggtTCCGCACCTTGGAAATGgttatgttgtgtttgtgtggagATTGAATGCGATGCCCACTTTAAATTCCACAAGTTTGCACATTTATCTTGGTGTGCAAACTATGTCACGGACCAAATCGAGAGACTAATTCTATCTACCCGATCAGAGTGACAGCTAGACAAATGCGCTCTCCAGTGTCGAGGGAAGAAGGAATGAGGTCAGTGGGGTCAGGCGCACCCATTATGTCTACAAATGCAGGGAAGGCCATGGTTGCCATAGCAGCAAAACACAGAACAAAAGTAGCCAGGATGCTCCAGTTCAAACAAACCAGGCCTTGTTGCTGACTTGCCGTGTCAAAGGCTACGTTTCTTCCCGTGCATCCACATTGCTTTATTACCACCCTTATATGGAATCAGCCTTCAGGTTCCATTGCCGACACCCCCTTTCACTCGTAAATGCTGCGCCTTGTTTGTGCTTGCAGCTGAATGTGTTCGAAATGCATCTCTGATGATGAATTTCTATCACAGCTGCAAGAATCAATGTCTGCCTTAGTAGACACCCTGTTCACGATGGATGCGATGAAAGGGCAACACAAAGGCAATTTCAGACTTTTAAAATGGATTCAGTATAGATTGGACGTGTCACACCGcccaaatacaaaattaaagcATTGAAAGCTTGAGGCAGGAGTGAAGATTTGATTCATTTCTAAGACCCTGTGATGGTTGACAGTACCCCAAAGCTTGAGATCCTAgtgtcaaaacatttaaaatgatgacTTGTATAATATTCTagaatacaaaaacacatacaagaaattgatttttaaaaaaaatgttgtaatctAAAAATGcgcagaaaaaaaactgtttgtgtCATTACTGTATTGGCAAGGaaacctttttctttcttttttaaatcaagggCCCCCCCCCTACAGTGCACTAGCGCAATTTCATTTTTAGCCATCATGCTCACATTATGTCAAGTTAGCCGGGTTGCTAATACAACAAGGCTAGGAcagacacccccccaaaaaagaaaacatttttaaaaactggaACCACTCAAAGCTGAAGGGGTGAAGCAGTACAATTTGGAATTCAGCCAAAATCTTGGGTAAAATATTTCTATCATCCCAttaggtttagttttttatatatatatttttttgtaataccttGTTTTTATACTACTGTGGAGCTGAAGCCTCATGACTCACCTTCACGTTACACCATTGGTGATATTAACCTACTAGTTTCTACActtgtatgacattcagaagaTGCCACTGCAAATTGTGGTAACCCTTTGCCCGATGTTCCACTGTTATTTAACACTAATAAAACAGTCCAAAATAAAATTCCGTTAACACCATCTTGTTTTCAACCTGCAAGTGTGCAGTTGTGTGAACGCTCCACATTCAATGTGTTACATACCTTCTGTAAGGCGAGCTTTACCACCCGTAGGCTGGCACAGGACCGTGGAGCAGCCGACACACAACACCACAGTTTGAGCGTGACTAAACACGGTGGTGATCTTGTAGCAACCTGAAAACGTGACAGCCCACATTACACTAttgtatgcgtgcgtgtgcttGTGACAGCACTTGTAAACGAGTCATATCAAACTCAATTCAATAGTGGCCACAAGAGTCCCTGTATGCCTTATTTGACACCCTCATCACTACACAGATCAATGAGAAGGCAACACATAAAGGCAAAGTAAGCATACAATTTCAGTTGCTCTCCAGAAGCGATTCCAAGTGTGATGCGGCCCCCCCTAGTGGCACGCAAACATATTGAATCATATAATTACATGTCTAGTAGTGCAATCTAGTTCTGAAAATGTGTagttacatttgcatttaatatgTTAGAACACTTTTTTATATGTACAATCATTAACATTAGCTTTTAAATTAGCTGTTTGCAGTGCAGttttaatgttcaaaatgtacacaaTGTTACAGCAGATTAAAATaatatcaaatgtttgtttactACCAAAATCTTTTTGAATGACGGTGGCAATTGGAACTtggagatatttatttttactacttaagtgtttgtttatttaaaaaaaacactgctctACAGTATACATTTAGCACTGCTTTCAAATAAtccacatttaaaatgataGAGAAACCAGTTAACAACAGACCTGGACATTTGACGTCCATAAAATAGGAATTTGGGCTCTGGACGAGTCGTTTCTTCTTGTGTCTCCTCTTCTCCTCCTCAAAGGAAGGAAGCAACAGATCCTTTGCAAGCTGcaagcaaaaacacaaattttatgtcgCCACGTTTTAAATAACTATGTATGACAACCATTATTAATGAAAATGACAAGCAAATAAAGATATATGAAgctatattaaaaatacatttgtttaagATAATTTacctgcgttttttttttttaaatccccatGATTGATGTTCGAACTCGAACgtataagttttatttttgctaccAGAATTATGTCTGATTAAAGAAGCAATGATGCCGTGATGAATAATAGTCCGTATTACAGCCCTAACGACAAAGAAGCTCACATCGCCAATCGACAACGTGGGCTGCTTTGTCGTCCACGTGTCTCGCCATATTGCGGCCTTTCCTGGCTTCTAATTTCCACATTACAAGCGCGACCACTCGACGCCAacgtaacaaaacaaaaacacaaatttgtccCGTAATTATTGTagcagtttatacacttttaaaGGCGAACGACTACTTGAGTGAACGTAACAGTACTTACGGGCATGTCTGGACTTGTTTGGACTCCACCGGAAGAAGACGTGTGGTGACGCTGCGGAAGTCAATAGCCCCATCACGTGACCCTGAAGcaacagttaaaaaaacattactctcgccttctttcttattttttgttgctttctgtATTACACTTTCAGAATACCATACAtatcttatatatatttttaaagcgtACCTATATCTACCACTCAATTACCTCCCCATGTGGGAATTTTCTAATGATAATGAAATGAGagtgtgtaaataaaataatgctctgcttttatttattttttaaatctgaatttACTCACCAGTTGCTCAGTCAGTACATTTTTTCTTATAAACACTTTTACAACACAGTAATTATTTGAAGGACTATATATAGCCTATATTttctacttttacttgagtcataTTATTCTTAAATGACAGTACTCGAGTACAATTTTTGATTACTCTCTCTAACCACCTTTGCCGATGCCTTTTGAAGCTCATTAAACCACCCCGAGGTTCGAAAACGGTCACATGGCGTCATCTAGTGTAGCTTCTCAGTAATGCATATCCAAGAGATACTCCCACGAAGCTCTCCCACTAAGTAAGCTCTGGGCCgactgcaatttttttgttgttgttggggggAGGCAGAAAAAACACGTAGACACTTTGGTATGTTTGTAAACGGCCTCAAAAAGTGCTTTTGTTTACAGTAAAACGACTTTACGGTGATGTATGCGGATGTGAGGTGCTGGTTAACAACGCTGGTCAACCCAAACGGGACAGAAGAGGGGCGCTGAGGGGGATCCGAGTTTACCGGTGTCAAGTTTGAGAAAGGAAGGGAAGGAagttttgcaacaaaaaaagacgAAGGGACTCTATCAACTGGATTTCTATGTGAAGGAACGTCTCTAAAGTATGGCGAAAAAGTATGATTTTCTCTTCAAGTTGCTGCTCATCGGAGACAGCGGAGTCGGCAAAACATGTCTGATCATTCGCTTTGCTGAAGACAATTTCAACTCCACCTACATCTCAACCATCGgtacgttttttaaaatgtctctTAAAAGTCTAGACTGTTTAACACTTTCGTTCTTCTCCTGATTCAATACGTGAATTTGAATtaacacgcacgcgcgcgcacgcacacacacacacacacacacacacgcacacacacacacatatctcaTTCTTCCACCCACACTCATTCCTATCTTTCTAACCATCTCCCTGTGATTTTGAACCAGTCTCCACCCAACAGACTGTGACCTATATTATGCTACACTATGCAGTGCGTGTATGAGTGGGTGGGTTAAATTCTGAGGCATTTAAATGATTCTTTGTCTCCCCCCCTCCAAACACCCACACACCCACACTCTACAACACCCTCTTCCCAGGCATCGACTTTAAAGTTAAAACCATTGAAGTGGACGGGAAGAAAGTGAAACTGCAAGTATGGTAAGAGATGATGCTGTGTTTTGAACTGTGCGTCACATGACACTAGTTGAGTACACTATACAGTACAACATTATAATTACAAAAGTTCTTTACAAAGTAAAAGTGAGAGACATGCTCGTGTCTCATATGGCATCATCAGTGGCATTGAATGACAACCCTGCGCGAGACACACATACCGAAAGAGTTGGCAACAATTGCTAACCAACCCCCATtgctaatatttaaataaataaataaaataaaacatgtgtTTATGTTTTCATCTAAATTCAGTGCATGTCATCTGAAAATCTGAAGCAATCAAAGCAAGCATCTTGAGGAGAAGCTAATAAATTAGCAAGAGGCTAATAAAAGAGACATTACTTAAAGCACTATGCTGATAAGAGTTACATGAAAGGCTAATGACAATTTCCTGCTTCCTTTTCTCTTCTTATGACCTTTTCATGCTTCCGATAAGTGTAATTAGCATTTGCCATGATACCCTCAACCCCACCCTGCATCTCGTCTGCAAATTCCACATAAAACAcccatttcacttttttttctctctttttcttggCCCACTAGTACCATCAGCAATGCTGCCCTGTGTGGCTGCGCATTATGCACTACATGCCAGAAACCGCCGCTGGATGTCAACCATTGTGGTGACTCTTCAttgggaataaaataaaaatccgcaaaaaagctaaataaacaCCCAGATTTAACATTTTGATGCTCTTTCACGACTGTGGTTCAAACTCATTTAATGCGACTTTAAAGAGATCCGATTCAGAATTCCTCAGCGGTTCCACTGTGCTTGATAATGACATTATTTCCTATCCTGCCTGTAGCTCTCCCTGCTGTCACTTCAAGTCTGATTCATTGCTTGCGTCTGCACACATTCTTGGCAACCCGATGACAGCCATTTTGTTCCCTGCCAACATTTTAATAACGCACCCTGCAGATGAAAAGTGCAGCCCTGCCTTCTGTCCACTCTGCTTTGACCACTTTTGCCTCATGCAGGGACACGGCGGGCCAAGAGAGGTTTAAGACCATCACCACGGCCTACTACAGAGGAGCCATGGTAAGCCCCGGGCATTGATCAGGCATTCGTGATCACCGCTGACCTCTCTTTTGCTCTCTGCCAGGGCATCATACTGGTGTACGACATCACGGACGAGAAGTCCTTCGAAAACATCCAGAACTGGATGAAGAGCATCAAAGAAGTGAGGCTATTTTTCTCcaagtaaacatttaaaaatagtgCGCTCAGTGAGTAGCGTCCATGTTAGTCATGAGCGTCTGACTTTACTCACTCCAAGTACTGCACTACTGTTAAAGAGACTCTTCAGCTCCAGGAATCTGCTTTTGTCCCTTtggtgaaatatttcaaatggtaGATTCTAAACAAGTGGAGGTGTAAGGCAAACCATACATGGGACTAAAAACAACAGTCTGCTAATGAATGTGGTAAAATATCA is a window encoding:
- the rps27.2 gene encoding 40S ribosomal protein S27.2, whose amino-acid sequence is MPLAKDLLLPSFEEEKRRHKKKRLVQSPNSYFMDVKCPGCYKITTVFSHAQTVVLCVGCSTVLCQPTGGKARLTEGCSFRRKQH
- the rab13 gene encoding ras-related protein Rab-13, with protein sequence MAKKYDFLFKLLLIGDSGVGKTCLIIRFAEDNFNSTYISTIGIDFKVKTIEVDGKKVKLQVWDTAGQERFKTITTAYYRGAMGIILVYDITDEKSFENIQNWMKSIKENASAGVSQMLLGNKCDIEAKRKVTKETGEKLAKDHGIRFFETSAKSSINVEESFLSLARDILHKSSKKTGPTGREVKITSSTEKKTSKCALL